AATTATATATTAGAGGTAACAGTAGTGTTATTAAAATAGGTGGTGGATTCTCATTGCTATATGAGGGCAATCTTTCGATACCTACGACCATTACAGCTAATAACATTACGCTCAATAGATCGATTAATCTATATGATAAGATCCTAGCGTTTGAGGTTAGAGCAGTTACAGCCACAGATTCTTATGAAACACATATTGTTTACGGTAGGATGGGTACGAATAGCACAACATCAGCAAGTCCAACATACGATAGACTTTATTCATGGACTACCTTCGATGGCCAATATTTCAAAACACATTCATTCAAAGCATATGTTTCAAACTCAATCTCAAATACGATGACGATTGGATATTTAAGACATTTGATTGGAAACTTTAGTGGCACATCAATCGCATGGACTACGAACACATCAACAACTGTTTACTTAGAACGTATTTGGTTGGTTAACTAGGATGGCATATACTTTAACGATCCATAGTATAAGTCCTACAACTGCATCAAATACAGGAAACATTGGTTTAGTGATTAATTTCACATTATCAGGTAGTGGGTTTTCACTTCCTGGTTTTTCTTTAAGTCTGTATGATGCACTAACCGGTGGTACCTATGTAAAGTCTCTATATTATGATGACACTAATGATTTACAAAGTGGTATGGCATATAGTGTTTCATTTTCTGGAGTTAGCCCAGGAACCTATTATATTGAAGTATTTTTTAAAGCACCAGGATCAACAAGAAGAGCCATCACGATTACAGGTTCATCGAGTGCTACTGAACTCATTACACTAAATGGTAGTAAAGTCACATCAAACTCGCTAAATGGGAGTCAAATTACAAATGAAACAGTTAATGGAGCCAAAGTATATGGCTCTTAATAAGAGGAGGAATATAAAATGGCAATAATTAAAAACTTACAATCAAGGGTAGGGGTAGATGTTAGTTATCACCGTATCATCGGTATCAACATTAATTATCGAAGTAGAAAGATTATACTTTGTGTCGCATCCTACATTTCAAAGGATAAAAGATTCAATAACTGTGAACCCTTAGAAGTCGTAGATATCGAAGTGCCAGATGTCGATTTTGATTTATTCATCAACGAAGATCCAAGAGGTATTGCATATCTTTGGCTAAAAGAAAACGTTGAGGGTTTTGAACAGTCAGCAGATGATATAGAAGTAGAGGAGGATGTATGATGCCTAGAAAGTTTACCAACAGCAAGCTTACAGAAATCGTAGTGAACATGTTTTCTATGAATGAGGTCATGTTTATTTATTACTGTGGCTCAGATAACTACAAAACAAAACAAAAAAAGTCTGACACAGACTTAACGGTTGTTTTAAACAACTTCAAAGGTATTATTCATGCTTCAATTGATGGTGTGGATATATTTGCTTATGGATATGAGGATTTTTTACAAAGACAGTCTATTACAGATACATTACCACTTTACAACCTGATTCATTCGGATGATGTGATCAACATGGCGGATAATCTGATCTACCTAAATCCAAGTTATCAAACAGAATACAACAATATCATTACTTTAAAGTTTGAAGATGTATTACCGCTATACTTAGACGCAGTCATTGAGTACTTCAATCAACTCGTCAATGTTGAAAAGGTGATAGTCAAAAGAAGTTATCACATTATTAGAATTAGAGGCATTTTAGAGAAATATTTAGAAACAGGAAAATACGATGTAAACCTAAATGAGGTGTGGTTAAACAAAGTATTTGAACATAAGAAAAGCTGGGATAAAGAGTTAAACACACCAGAACACTTAACCCAGTTAAAAACATATCTTGATGAAATAATTACAATTAGAGAAGGTTTGAGAACGTGAAAGTTAAATACTTAATACTAACCATTGTTGGATCCTTAGGTTCATTAGCCTCATACCTATTTGGAGGATTTGATAAATTGTTAATCGCACTCATAATTTTCATGGTTATTGATTTCCTATCGGGTTTAATCTTGGCAATCATATTTAAGAAGAGCAGTAAAACAAAAAATGGCAGGGTTAGTAGTGAAGCTGGTATTAAAGGGTTGGCAAAGAAAATATTCATTTTGTTTTTAGTTGCTTTAGCTGAACAACTAGATATTGTATTAGGTACTAATCTTGTAAGAGATGGAGCTGTGATCGCCTTCATATCGATGGAAGGAGTAAGTATCCTAGAAAACTCAACGCTTGCAGGATTACCAGTTCCACGAATGATTAAAAATGCACTTGAAGTGCTAAGTAAAGGTGAGGATAAGAAAGATGAATAATACAGAATTAATAACGACCATCATTAGTGTGATACTTTCACTTGTATCTATTGGATTAGGTTACTGGTCAAAGAGAAACTCGAAAGCAAAAGTATACTATGAAACGTTTATCAAAGTCGAAGAACAAATTAGAAAACTTTGTATTGATGCAGAGAAAAATTATACCAAAGGCGATCAAAAGAAGAAATACGTGATCTCAAATATAAATCAGTTCTTGCTTGATCAGAAGATTACAATTGATTTAGTTACTATTGAAGGTATTATTGAATCAATTATAGATGTTTCTAACCAAATTAATAAATCAAAATAAAATGACATTTACAGCCACATTAAGCCGTTTAACATTGACTAAAACGCATAAATTTGATATAATAAATATGTAGCATAACATGTCGGTAACCATTCCGCTTGTTATGCTACTTTTTTTATTTTCATTAACAACGTATAATAAGCATATAAATCAAAAAGAGTGTGATAAAATGGATTTTAGTAATATTGTCAAAGGATTCAAAAACAGGAATTTTAACAAGTTCATAGATGAGCTCAATAAAAAGTTGGAGAACATTGAATATATACT
The sequence above is a segment of the Paracholeplasma morum genome. Coding sequences within it:
- a CDS encoding phage holin family protein; the protein is MKVKYLILTIVGSLGSLASYLFGGFDKLLIALIIFMVIDFLSGLILAIIFKKSSKTKNGRVSSEAGIKGLAKKIFILFLVALAEQLDIVLGTNLVRDGAVIAFISMEGVSILENSTLAGLPVPRMIKNALEVLSKGEDKKDE